From the Drechmeria coniospora strain ARSEF 6962 chromosome 02, whole genome shotgun sequence genome, the window TTCCTGGACCTGACCTACAAAGTGGACAGCTCCGTGCCCGACCACGTCATCGGCGACTCCTTCCGCCTCCGCCAGATCATCCtcaacctcgtcggcaacgCCATCAAGTTCACCGAGCACGGCGAGGTCAGCCTCACCATCAAGGAGTGGGCCGAccaggacgacgtcggcctggGCGAGTACGCCGTCGAGtttgtcgtcgaggacacGGGCATAGGCATAGCGCAGGACAAGCTGAACCTCATTTTCGACACGTTccagcaggccgacggctccATGACGCGCAAGTTTGGCGGTACCGGTCTCGGCCTCTCCATCTCGAAGCGCCTCGTGAACCTCATGGGCGGTGACCTCTGGGTGAACAGCGAGGCCGGCAAAGGCAGCCAGTTCCACTTCACCTGCCGAGTGAAGCTTGCCTCGGACGACACGGACTCGATCAAGAAGCAGCTCCACCCGTACCTGGGCCACCAGGTGCTCTTCGTCGACAAGGCCCAGTCGAGCTCCGGCGCCGAGATTCGGCGCATGCTCGAGCAGATCGGCCTCGAACCCGTCGTCGTGGATTCCGAGAAGAGCTCCGCTCTCACgccggtcgaggatggcggtgCGCTTCCCTacgacgccatcctcgtcgattCCATCGACACGGCGCGAAGGTTGAGGGCCGTTGATGACTTCAAGTACCTCCCTGTCGTCCTCTTGGCACCAGTCGTCCACGTCAGTCTGAAATCTTGCCTCGATCTGGGCATCACGTCGTACATGACGACGCCTTGCAATCTCATAGAtctcggcaacggcatcaTCCCGGCCTTGGAGAACAGGGCAACGCCTTCGCTCGCCGACAACACTAGGTCCTTTGAGATTCTGCTCGCCGAAGATAACACCGTAAACCAGAGGCTTGCCGTGAAGATATTAGAGAAGTACCACCATGTCGTGACGGTCGTGGGCAACGGCTGGGAAGCGGTGGAAGCCGTCAAGGAGAAGAAGTTTGATGTCATTCTCATGGACGTCCAGATGCCCATCATGGTGAGTGGCGGCTTCCTGACGAATTCCTCGGGCGGCGCGGGGGCGATGCTGACAAGTCACAGGGCGGTTTCGAGGCCACAGGCAAGATACGCGACTACGAACGAAGCTTGGGGACGCACAGGACGCCCATCATCGCTCTTACCGCCCACGCGATGATGGGAGACCGCGAAAAGTGCATTCAGGCGCAGATGGACGAGTACCTGTCGAAGCCGTTGCAGCAGAACCACCTCATACAGACGATACTGAAGTGCGccaccctcggcggcgcgcttCTTGAAAAGAACCGCGAGCGCGAGCTGGCTCTCCAGGCGGATGCGAAGTCGGGGAGCCACAAGATTAACTCGCAAGGGTTCCTCCGGCCGGCGATGGAGAACCGAGCGATTACGATGCGGGAGCCGATGGGCGGCGCAGCGACGGAGAACCCCAGCCTTATCGTGTCCGATCAGGACGATTCCTGGTCCAGATCATGCCGCACCGACCTCTCCGATATGCGGAGCATGTCTGGCTAGGCATGGCGTCTGAGATGGCATGTTTACTATACCTCTCATCGTCTTACGCGCCGCTGTCGCACGAGCATGCTCCATCATCCAACCTGACTTACCCTTGCGAATGGTTCATCGCTCCCGCAAGGTCGCAATAGGCCATCGTCTGCATTTGTGCTACGACGGATACAGAATCACGAGGACACGAGTGCGGTTGGTCTCGGTCACGGCCAGGCTCCGTTTCATTTGTCGAGGTCGGGTTCAGGGCTGGGCTTAATGCGCAAACCATCACTGATTGACGCGCTGGAAGTCTCGTTCCGTCCCTTTTCTTTCCTCCCGAACTATGCTTAATTGTTCGCGAAGTCCGGCTCCAGGGTCGGCGATGGTCCATCGGCCTTAAAGTCGATTGCGAATACATGACAGTGTTTTGGAGTGCATGGTTGGCTCGCAAGAGTGTCCCCATCGCTTCATGCTCATTCAAACTCGCCGCTGCACACTGCTCGACCGACCGGGCCGTGCCGCGCTTATCACCCCATTTGGCCGGCAATATGGAGACAAGATTTGCTGTCTTCACCAGGCAGGCATGGTTTTCGCAACCGTGATGGTACTTTGGGGTGCTCGCATGAAATGGCATTGCGAAGGAGTCTTTTCGTACGATAATGATACGTCTTGGTATCTTCAATCTACTTTCTTCGATTCCGCGTCCTAGTTGGTAGGACCGCTCACTGCTGGTGTTCCTTCTACGCATGAAGGCATGCGCCGAACAGGCCCAATTGGGTCGACGGGGCCCAGACCAAGATCCTGGCGCTGGGTTTGTTGTGAGAGGCAAGAAAGCAGCAATATACATAGATACGATGGAAACCTCGCAGGATGGAAGGCAGTGTCGAGGCCCCTTCTGGAGACTTTTTATACCTTACATGATCAAGGACGGTGATGGGTTCTATATGTCTCATGTGCATGCGCTGATTTCGCGTTCCTCAGGTGACAAGTCGTGACGGAAGGGAACGGATTCATTTCATTCAATTGATGGAGGAATAACGAGCAATATACCAGACGTCGGTGATGATGTGGCACTTTGACGACAACGGCCAAGGTGCGAGGATCTCTCATGACGAACGGAAAGTAAGAACATGCGAAAAAAGGCTAGCGAGGGGCGGCAGGTGGTAAGCAGACCTAGGAGATCATCTGATGACGTGATATATGTAACCAGCCAGGCAGGGCCTTCAACGTCAGGTAATATCAAGAAGCAGAGTTGAACAGTTGATGAGAGACAGTTGGCTAATTTGGTGCCGGGTCCAGACGGTCAGCAACATGCCGGGGCTATTTTTTATTCTCGCTGTCGGCCGAAGGCGTCTCTTCGGCACGATTGCGGTTCACTGGCGTGGCAACCTGGGCAACATCAGATGCGGCGTCGTTCTTGGTGGCAATCATATCCGCGGTGCCGTTCCTCTCCGTGGGGACCTGGTTGGCGGCACCTTCTCTGGATTCGAGGGCAGCGAGTATGTCATCCAACTTGGTCTCGAGGGAGGAGAGGTTGGACTCGAGGGCCTGGGCAGTGCGTTCGGCTCTGTATACCGACGCACAATGAAACTTGTTAGCAGGGTCAGGGTCTCTTTGGGCGGCGCGGCCGTGGCAGAGGAGCTGGTTGTACCTAGCGAGCTCACGATAGGCCTGTTGAACGAGGGAGGAGGTGAGCGATGGAGTCGAGGACGGAGTTCGAGAGGGAAATTGCGTACCTCGGCCATGTTGGTGGCTTCGCCATCCTGGTCCTCCCAGTGTTCGACGTCATCGGGTGTGGCCATGGTGATGGCAAGGTTTGGCTGTGGAAAGCGAGAGATTCTCTTGGTCAGATCAATTTGGCTTCGCTATGTGGCAGCAGGCGGGGGAGCGGAAGCGGGATTGGATGGGGAAAAGGGGAATTTGCGAACGGGTAGATGGAGTTCGTTGCTGGGGCGTCAGACGAGTGAGTGAGGGCGAGGTGCGTTTCGATGCGGGCATACAGTCCTTGAATCTGGTCTTGAGGAGGAGCAGAACCTGTTGCAGGCTCAGATCTCCAGATCGGATTGGTGCGAGGGCGTTGCAGGGGGAAATGGGAGGAATTATAGAGTGGCCAGGTGAGAGAAGAGGCGTGAGGTGTATGGTGCAAGGTGTgaagtgtacagtaagtgtagGGTGTAAGGTGTAGGGCGAAGGGTGAAAGGTGcaaggtgtacttgtaaggTGTAAGGTGTAAGGTGAGAGGTGAGAGGTGAGAGGTGAGTGTTGAGTCGAGAGTGATGAGTGGTGAGTGGTGTGAGGTGTGAGGTGAGAGGTGAGAGGTGTGAGGGGGAGGAGATGTCAGGTGCGAGGTATAAAGCGTGAGAGAGGGATGCGAGTGTGAGGTGATGGGTGTTCAGGCGTACAATGAGAGGTACGCAGAAAGCTAACTGACTGTTGGCTTGAAGCTGTTGGCAGCGTTGCACGGCTGGCGGTGGGGGTTGCTTTCGTGATTGATTGAATGGTTGTGTTACAGCAGGACCGCACGTGACGCCAAGTTCGTCAGTGGATGCCTTTATTTTCCCCCTCATCCATTCGCACTTACTCGCCGCTGAACATTCGGTGATTGATTGGTACGAATGTGAACGCTCTCATAATTATTGTTTGTCTCACCAGTCATTTGCTTCTTTAATAGCTTGGTCGGAGGGGCTGTTGCTGATGACACCATGGAGATGTTGATGCGGTTGCCCGACTCGCATACTGTTTGTTGGTCACTCACATGGCAATTTTATCGGCATGAACGATTGGTTGCAAAGCAATCAATCCCTCTTGATATGTAGTATGCCAGATTTTTTACGTCCGATTTCCCATCACTGGCCAATATGGGCCAATATGAATCAAAGTGTACCGGGCGATTGCTGGGTCTAGTCGAGATTGATGCTCGCGAATCCGACCATTGGTGGAGGGGGACTAGATGGAAGGCCTCAGGCTCCCATTGATCAAGCAAAGCGAAATACGCCATGCCAATGTGTACCGGTACAGCAGGTGTATGAACGGATCTCCAACTTCATCTATGTATTATGTCATATCCAGATTCCAGTCCAGATTCCGACCTCGCCTTTTCTCAGTCAACCGGCTCCCTTTTTCGATGCCAGAATGAACCTGCATCCACGCTGCCAATGGGCCTTGCGGCGCTCTCCATCCGGAGTGTGTGCTCGATGCAAAAGCCGTTCGGCGACTCGACAGACCCTCAGGTATATGCCCGTCAAACAGCGAAACGCAGCATCTCGAGCAGCATCTCGTACTCGTCCATGCTTGGGTGCTCGCGCCGGCCCAACTATAGGCCGCTCTCACCAGCCGTTGCCGTCCAATCTTTGCGAATGTCTAGCTCCAACAGGTCCTCCGTCTTTTCAATCACGAGACCCCTTTCGTTCGCCAGGTGCAGCAGGGAGATGAAGCAGTACGACGTGGAGATGTCGGCCATGACCTGCTTGGGGTAGACGGACTGCAGGCTATTCATGACCTCGGTAAACTTGAGCTTCGTTTCCGTCGCCTGCTCCTCCGGCTCAGGGGGTGTGGGTAGGAGAGTGCCACCGCTCTGCGCAGGCTCCTGCAGCATCGTTCGTCAGCACCGCAAAGACACGGACTCATTCTGGGTCGCAACCGGGATGGCACTTACCTCGAGCTTGTCGAAAGACATGCCTTTCCATATCTCCTCCATCAGCCGCCGAACGTCGACCTTCTTGGCCCGCCgggcgtactgtacgtattcCGGTCGCACCCTCCTCGTTTGCGTCACGAGCGTcgtgccgaagccgccggccatggcTTGGGTGAAGGGATGAGTTTCACCGCCCAGCATGGCCGTCAAACCGACTCCCTCCGTCATGCccgcgtcgccctcgatACCTGGCGACAGGTGCTCCTGCGCGTCGGCAAactccatgtcgtcgtcgtcgccgtcatctccACCGGGGAACGGCAACACGTCGTCGTGGAAAAAGTTGGCGTCGTAGTCGCCGGCCGGCAGGTCCATCTCCTCGGGGCTCTTCTGGTTGGCCCAGAAagcctcgtccatctcgccggcggcgggcatgTCGTGCGGGAAAttgccgaagccggcgcgAGGACCGGCGCCCATCCGACGCCGCGACAGTCGAGCTTTGGGCTTGAGAAAAAGACTGAGGAGAGTCTTGGAGTTGAAGTGCTTGTCGTCGGGGAGCAAGTGCCGAGACTTGGACTTCCAATCCTTCTTCGGCAGGCTAATGGCCGAGTTGCTGGCCGCTTGCGCGTGGATGGTGTCGGCCATGGTCTGCTCCAAGGGCGAGGCGAAATTGATCTCGAACGGCTCCTTCTCCCTTCGCTTCCTCGTTTCACCTGCCGGCTTGTTGATGTCTTTGATCTTCCGGATCCGCCAGTGCTCGGCACTGGTCCAGTTCTTTTGCAGCGCCTGATCGAAGAAGCCGAGGATGTCTTCGTGCATCTTCTCGGCACTTTGCGGCTTCACCATGGACACGACGTACTCACCGTTCTCGTCGAAcccttcgccgtcggcgccctctTCGTCGATGCCCGCGTCATAGACGCGCATCTGGGGGGCGAGAGCCGCTTCGCGAGCCcaggcctcgccgccctcgccgaagGAAACGTTGCCGCCCATGTCaaaggcgccgaggccgaggtcgtcgtcgtcgaaacCGGCGGgtgcctcctcgtcgatgaaCATGCCCGACTTGTCGCCGAACGCAGCCGGCATCTTCTCCTTGTCCTGGTCCATCCTCCAGTCTTCCGGGGCCCTGAGGAAAGGGATGTCGGTCGACCCGGAGGGATCCCCGATGTCGAAATTCTTGAGGCTCGGACAGActtccagctcgtcgagctgggcGAGGTCTGGGAAAAACATGTTGCCGAGAGACGCAATGTCGATGGAGACGGCtgcctcctcttcctcgtcggcgtcggccatccgttcctcctcttcctcggccggcaaggCTGACAACATGTCTTGGTCGTCATCATCAGCCTCATCATCGCCGGCAGTggcgtccttggccttgccgatggtgatgacgtcggccgagtcgtcgcTGCTGTCAAAGATGATGCGACCCT encodes:
- a CDS encoding condensin complex component cnd2, with translation MPRVAQAPRAGAGGSRSTSGSLAASPFKSPVKIPLNDDAQEKGERMNSRKALHEKQINQIKAAATPRKASIRLDDLENASPGSAMGTPRRNRAGIDMGDENVMVGGVAVTPMKRVPLLANFEEWMKMATDNKINATNSWNFALIDYFHDMSLLKEGDGVNFQKASCTLDGCVKIYTNRVDSVATETGKLLSGLADSNSGKKKGREGEDGDSEESDEDELDEDGNVKKKAKKKTQRSSEATLAPSFASLQLKKFELEFGVDPLFKKASADFDEGGAKGLLLNHLMIDTQGRIIFDSSDDSADVITIGKAKDATAGDDEADDDDQDMLSALPAEEEEERMADADEEEEAAVSIDIASLGNMFFPDLAQLDELEVCPSLKNFDIGDPSGSTDIPFLRAPEDWRMDQDKEKMPAAFGDKSGMFIDEEAPAGFDDDDLGLGAFDMGGNVSFGEGGEAWAREAALAPQMRVYDAGIDEEGADGEGFDENGEYVVSMVKPQSAEKMHEDILGFFDQALQKNWTSAEHWRIRKIKDINKPAGETRKRREKEPFEINFASPLEQTMADTIHAQAASNSAISLPKKDWKSKSRHLLPDDKHFNSKTLLSLFLKPKARLSRRRMGAGPRAGFGNFPHDMPAAGEMDEAFWANQKSPEEMDLPAGDYDANFFHDDVLPFPGGDDGDDDDMEFADAQEHLSPGIEGDAGMTEGVGLTAMLGGETHPFTQAMAGGFGTTLVTQTRRVRPEYVQYARRAKKVDVRRLMEEIWKGMSFDKLEEPAQSGGTLLPTPPEPEEQATETKLKFTEVMNSLQSVYPKQVMADISTSYCFISLLHLANERGLVIEKTEDLLELDIRKDWTATAGESGL